In Synergistetes bacterium HGW-Synergistetes-1, one genomic interval encodes:
- a CDS encoding patatin, protein MEENTMRKHLKLLAFILSLFFIVHPMSALALASPSEAIQEAQKHFDEWGFPHKEGIVLVLSGGGTKGLAHIGVLEVLERENIPIAAIVGTSMGAVIGGLYASGYNAEEMREIISGLDLMEIISNRSSAEVKDVNYNKPPSSGSSIFNVYMDGQKKPRSSRGMLRAKGLYAFLNEMTARVTVTDFNLLSIPFAAIATDLETGETVVLRDGNLASALRASVSIPGIFEPWEMNGRLLVDGGLRANLPVLEAKKLFPGHPIVAVNLSPEKIRKKRENLRSMVEVMAQTIEILMIHQVRANAAAADLVIAPKVKDFGVLQSDGYDEIIARGIVAAEPMVEQLQNISCEPDKTYCEFSHVDPPSTVKPTVTEIRFEGIPERMAKILHGKYDEWIGEPLDMEKVADAVKILSTGDDFVSVEGRAQTLTENTAAVVFSIERPSKYEFGLSGYASNIYPDNWLSLSAQMRDIFSEGDVGSAEYRFGSKWGGMLRYFTPKTERDTQFGFVISAREEGLVPANAAAFELERYTARIAWYKDISRNSRIGLGYAIERVELLDNGTIDGPYISFTFNNLDDPVLPTKGFSINSDIWFPNGETTITHTRFHTYLPIWPTWNVVLSGGLKTGDVDNPAYAATLGTNEELFSLAAHPLMGDQAYWLHLGAAKTITKSWWGGINLEIFGNFGQVMREWSNENSWWEAGIALSAPMTNFSSRVMLIYDQSGELTFGYSIGIPMWWNGPLP, encoded by the coding sequence ATGGAGGAAAATACAATGAGGAAACACCTCAAGTTGCTTGCTTTCATATTATCTTTATTTTTTATTGTCCACCCTATGTCTGCTCTTGCACTGGCCTCACCCTCCGAGGCCATTCAGGAAGCACAAAAGCACTTTGATGAGTGGGGGTTCCCTCACAAGGAGGGAATAGTACTGGTGCTTTCGGGGGGCGGAACCAAAGGTCTGGCTCACATTGGCGTGCTCGAAGTCCTCGAACGTGAAAACATCCCGATTGCCGCCATAGTGGGCACCAGTATGGGAGCTGTAATAGGAGGTCTTTATGCTTCAGGATATAACGCTGAGGAGATGAGGGAGATAATTTCCGGACTTGATCTAATGGAAATAATCTCCAACAGATCATCGGCAGAAGTGAAAGACGTCAATTACAACAAACCTCCTTCCAGCGGTTCCTCGATCTTCAACGTCTACATGGACGGGCAAAAAAAACCCAGAAGCAGCAGGGGTATGCTCCGCGCAAAGGGGCTGTACGCTTTCCTGAATGAAATGACGGCTCGGGTCACAGTAACTGACTTCAACCTGCTGTCTATACCATTCGCGGCGATAGCAACAGACCTTGAAACAGGTGAAACAGTTGTCCTCAGAGATGGAAACCTGGCATCTGCGCTGCGCGCTTCAGTTTCTATCCCCGGCATATTCGAACCATGGGAGATGAACGGCAGACTTCTGGTTGACGGTGGGCTGAGAGCCAATCTGCCTGTACTGGAAGCAAAAAAATTGTTTCCTGGCCACCCTATCGTAGCTGTCAACCTTTCTCCGGAAAAGATCAGAAAAAAACGAGAAAATCTGCGTTCAATGGTGGAAGTTATGGCTCAGACAATTGAGATACTCATGATACATCAGGTCAGGGCAAACGCAGCGGCTGCAGACCTTGTCATAGCTCCTAAGGTGAAAGATTTCGGAGTACTGCAATCAGATGGGTACGATGAGATCATCGCACGAGGCATCGTAGCTGCGGAACCAATGGTCGAACAGCTTCAAAACATCTCATGCGAACCGGATAAAACGTACTGTGAGTTCAGCCATGTAGACCCGCCTTCCACAGTGAAACCGACTGTAACCGAAATAAGATTTGAAGGTATCCCGGAGAGGATGGCAAAGATCCTTCACGGGAAATATGATGAATGGATAGGCGAGCCTCTTGATATGGAAAAAGTAGCCGATGCCGTTAAAATTCTTTCTACAGGAGATGATTTCGTTTCGGTCGAGGGGCGTGCCCAGACCCTTACAGAAAATACTGCCGCCGTAGTTTTTTCTATCGAGCGACCATCCAAATATGAATTCGGACTCAGTGGATATGCGAGCAACATTTACCCTGATAACTGGCTGTCGCTGAGTGCGCAGATGCGTGACATCTTCTCCGAGGGAGACGTAGGATCTGCGGAATACAGGTTCGGATCAAAGTGGGGAGGAATGCTCAGGTACTTCACCCCGAAGACAGAACGTGACACACAGTTCGGTTTTGTAATTTCTGCCCGAGAAGAAGGCCTTGTGCCGGCAAATGCTGCTGCATTCGAGCTTGAACGCTACACGGCAAGGATCGCATGGTACAAGGATATCAGCAGAAACTCCCGGATAGGACTGGGCTACGCGATCGAGAGGGTCGAATTACTCGACAACGGAACGATTGACGGGCCTTACATAAGCTTCACATTCAACAACCTCGATGACCCCGTTCTTCCCACCAAGGGATTTTCCATCAATTCGGACATATGGTTCCCGAACGGGGAGACAACCATAACACACACGCGGTTCCATACCTACCTTCCCATTTGGCCGACATGGAATGTCGTACTTTCCGGGGGACTCAAGACAGGAGATGTAGACAATCCTGCATACGCGGCAACTCTGGGGACAAACGAAGAGCTTTTCAGCCTGGCGGCCCATCCGTTGATGGGAGATCAGGCATACTGGCTTCACCTGGGGGCAGCAAAGACTATAACAAAGTCATGGTGGGGCGGAATAAACCTGGAGATATTCGGAAACTTCGGACAGGTAATGAGGGAATGGAGCAATGAAAACAGCTGGTGGGAAGCCGGGATAGCATTATCGGCTCCTATGACTAATTTCAGCTCACGAGTAATGTTGATTTATGACCAGAGCGGAGAGTTAACATTTGGTTACTCTATAGGCATACCTATGTGGTGGAACGGCCCTCTTCCTTAA
- a CDS encoding ABC transporter permease has protein sequence MDFLVAILASAIRSGTPVLYATLGEVVSERAGVMNLGLEGVMLVGAYTGFAVTRSTGDPWLGIMASFFAGAAITLIHAFLCITLMCNQVVSGLAMVLTGYGLSALLGRGVIGETISGMAPLKMPFLGDLPFIGPIFFQHNAMVYVSYLLIAALCWFLFRTRAGLNLRAVGENPRAADAMGIPVTYIRYFYCMFGGGLAGIGGGYLSVVYAQMWIEGMTAGRGWIAVALVIFGLWNPARAALGAYLFGGVEALQLRMQAMGSSISASLLLTLPYLMTIIVLTLVSIRAGKGILLGAPAALSIPFRREDRD, from the coding sequence ATGGATTTCCTGGTAGCTATCCTGGCTTCCGCGATCAGAAGCGGGACCCCGGTGCTTTATGCGACACTCGGAGAAGTGGTTTCTGAGAGAGCGGGGGTGATGAACCTTGGCCTTGAGGGAGTAATGCTCGTCGGTGCTTACACCGGGTTCGCAGTCACAAGATCAACGGGTGATCCATGGCTTGGGATCATGGCCTCATTTTTCGCTGGTGCCGCGATAACGCTGATCCATGCATTTTTGTGCATAACCCTTATGTGCAATCAGGTAGTAAGCGGACTTGCTATGGTTCTCACAGGCTACGGACTTAGCGCACTTCTCGGCAGAGGTGTCATCGGAGAGACTATCTCCGGAATGGCACCGCTCAAAATGCCCTTTTTGGGCGACCTCCCCTTCATCGGACCGATCTTCTTCCAGCACAACGCTATGGTCTACGTCTCATACCTGCTTATTGCCGCGCTTTGCTGGTTTCTCTTCAGGACACGCGCCGGACTTAACCTGAGAGCGGTAGGAGAGAACCCGAGGGCGGCAGATGCCATGGGGATCCCTGTCACATATATACGTTACTTCTACTGCATGTTCGGCGGCGGTCTTGCCGGCATCGGAGGAGGCTATCTTTCTGTGGTATACGCTCAGATGTGGATCGAAGGAATGACAGCCGGACGAGGGTGGATAGCGGTAGCTCTTGTTATATTCGGCCTGTGGAATCCTGCACGTGCGGCCTTGGGCGCTTATCTTTTCGGAGGAGTTGAAGCACTGCAGCTTCGGATGCAGGCAATGGGGTCAAGTATCTCAGCATCACTTCTGCTTACTCTGCCATACCTGATGACTATTATTGTCCTGACTCTAGTTTCCATCAGAGCCGGAAAGGGGATACTGCTCGGCGCACCTGCAGCCCTCAGCATTCCGTTCAGGCGAGAAGATAGGGATTGA
- a CDS encoding C4-dicarboxylate ABC transporter substrate-binding protein — translation MTKRLIMFSLVSVFCAVSLISMVQSAAAAPLVLKFAGQNPPEHFATTSMNDIAKEVAQKTNNRVQIKVFPANQLGDYSLVYEELIRGTVEMAMISFPSQFDNRMDLIYVQGYTSSYEQVAKVYDPNGWFFKKMDEFNSNLGVKLLGMYLEGMVGIGTVKPMRDPLNPKVDKGVLLRIPNMDVFKTALEGAKFRTISIPFADVYQAMQTGVCDGDTGYSIVAAYTTFGDVIKHWYNFNKNTECLGVMVSDKVWKKLSPEDRKVLQQAVNKQAALSITNAKANDQKYLELMKKKGVQVHMYTPKELKPMMDAFAATWSQLNQSKGKDLMDEFKKEMKKISDEIAK, via the coding sequence ATGACAAAACGTTTAATTATGTTTTCTTTAGTATCTGTTTTTTGTGCGGTCTCTTTAATTAGTATGGTACAGTCTGCGGCAGCAGCGCCGTTAGTCCTTAAATTTGCGGGACAGAACCCCCCGGAACATTTTGCGACAACTTCGATGAACGACATAGCAAAAGAAGTTGCTCAGAAGACCAACAACAGGGTACAGATCAAGGTTTTCCCTGCCAACCAACTGGGTGATTACTCACTGGTTTATGAGGAACTTATAAGAGGAACGGTCGAAATGGCAATGATATCTTTCCCGAGCCAGTTCGACAACAGGATGGACCTGATATATGTTCAGGGATACACAAGCAGCTATGAGCAGGTCGCTAAAGTTTACGACCCCAACGGATGGTTCTTCAAAAAAATGGATGAATTCAATTCCAACCTGGGAGTTAAGCTCTTGGGGATGTATCTTGAAGGCATGGTGGGCATAGGGACTGTCAAGCCAATGAGGGATCCTTTGAATCCGAAGGTAGACAAAGGAGTGCTTCTTCGTATCCCAAACATGGATGTATTCAAGACAGCGCTCGAAGGTGCTAAATTCCGCACGATCTCGATACCCTTCGCAGATGTTTATCAGGCAATGCAGACAGGCGTTTGCGACGGTGATACGGGATATTCGATCGTTGCAGCCTACACGACCTTCGGTGATGTTATAAAACATTGGTACAACTTCAACAAAAACACTGAGTGCCTTGGCGTAATGGTCAGCGACAAAGTATGGAAGAAGCTCTCCCCTGAAGACCGTAAAGTCCTTCAGCAGGCTGTGAATAAACAGGCTGCACTGAGCATCACGAACGCAAAGGCTAACGACCAGAAGTACCTTGAACTCATGAAAAAGAAAGGGGTACAGGTACACATGTATACCCCTAAAGAACTGAAACCTATGATGGATGCCTTCGCGGCCACATGGAGCCAGCTTAACCAGAGCAAGGGCAAGGACCTTATGGATGAATTTAAGAAAGAAATGAAGAAGATCTCGGACGAAATAGCTAAGTAA
- a CDS encoding YitT family protein: protein MELFVLSEWSTFVISTIGSLLYTIGVIGFTLPYRFPDAGVMGIAIILKYAIGLAPSITSLVANVFLLLWGGRELSKRFVAWTIYNVLLISFLLEALSFVQFPIVNDMFLVAIAGGIIKGVGGGMVFRTGVSMGGMDIVIAVLRKRYGIEVGRYSFYINMVILGVSMGIVGLEKMLYGFVASYVSGQTTDSVLSSFDKRRLVLIMAKDTKPVVKYISDELHRGSTVLYGEGGFSGEARPTIMCLLTPRQTMVLKRYLAKSHPKSFMVVTEASEVMGKGFKHWKNI from the coding sequence ATGGAATTATTTGTCCTTAGCGAATGGTCGACATTTGTAATATCGACCATTGGCTCCCTGTTGTATACCATCGGTGTGATAGGCTTCACATTGCCTTACCGATTCCCGGATGCCGGCGTGATGGGTATAGCAATAATCCTTAAATATGCGATTGGACTCGCGCCCTCAATAACTTCACTCGTGGCAAATGTCTTCCTTCTTCTCTGGGGAGGACGTGAGCTTTCTAAACGTTTTGTAGCCTGGACAATATATAATGTCCTCCTTATTTCATTTTTGCTTGAAGCCCTCAGTTTCGTCCAGTTTCCTATTGTGAACGACATGTTCCTTGTTGCAATAGCAGGAGGAATTATCAAAGGTGTCGGGGGAGGCATGGTATTCAGAACGGGTGTAAGCATGGGTGGAATGGACATAGTAATTGCGGTGTTGAGGAAAAGATATGGCATTGAGGTCGGCCGTTACAGTTTTTATATAAACATGGTAATATTGGGGGTCTCTATGGGAATAGTTGGACTTGAGAAGATGCTGTATGGGTTTGTAGCGAGCTATGTCTCCGGGCAGACCACGGACAGCGTTCTTTCTTCATTCGATAAACGTCGTCTTGTGCTGATAATGGCAAAGGATACCAAACCTGTCGTGAAGTACATATCTGACGAACTTCACAGAGGATCGACGGTTCTCTACGGAGAAGGAGGTTTTTCAGGCGAAGCTCGCCCGACTATCATGTGTCTGCTTACTCCGAGGCAGACCATGGTTCTTAAGCGTTATCTGGCGAAAAGCCATCCGAAATCATTCATGGTTGTTACAGAAGCATCAGAAGTAATGGGCAAGGGGTTCAAACACTGGAAAAACATTTGA
- a CDS encoding universal stress protein, producing the protein MITMKILVAVDFSPVGREVAHAGYRLAKKIGSEITFFHCAPQTARFLQGYDIKAFISSTGKDEQKKIGEMAKQKLHKIMEDVFAENGVAGSLEIEEEVVFGEPGDELLRFAKEKKIDLIIVGYKSYSAIEHLLVGSTASKVARYAPCSVMIYRPDKD; encoded by the coding sequence ATGATAACAATGAAAATTCTTGTAGCTGTTGACTTTAGCCCGGTAGGAAGGGAAGTTGCGCACGCCGGTTATCGGCTGGCGAAGAAGATAGGCAGCGAAATAACCTTTTTTCACTGCGCCCCACAGACGGCACGTTTTCTCCAAGGATATGACATAAAAGCCTTCATCTCTTCAACCGGAAAAGATGAGCAGAAAAAGATAGGGGAAATGGCAAAACAAAAGCTCCATAAAATAATGGAGGACGTCTTTGCTGAGAACGGCGTTGCCGGTTCTTTGGAGATAGAGGAAGAAGTGGTATTTGGTGAACCCGGCGACGAGCTTTTAAGGTTTGCTAAAGAAAAGAAGATAGACCTTATCATAGTTGGCTACAAAAGTTATAGTGCGATAGAACATCTCCTGGTGGGCAGCACGGCGTCAAAGGTAGCCAGATATGCCCCCTGCTCTGTCATGATCTACCGACCTGACAAAGACTGA
- a CDS encoding aspartate aminotransferase, whose protein sequence is MKIKEFKLERLFARYSSKAKFRLSQSACEYCTMQEILDMADEECKKMWDDLVLGYTEQNGFAPLREAVAKRFTTIRPSDILELTPEEGIFIFMNSLLDPGDEVIVMQPCLPSLYEIPRALGCKIIKWPLQETTWGWNLDFNFLAENISPNTKLLVLNIPNNPTGFIPVKTEMDRILNIADRMGTWVFCEETYRGMEHDPAAALPSLSDMYPRATTIGGLNKFGLPGTRIGWLVTKNKNILENCAAYKDYTTLCNNAPGEILATIAMRNATDLLQRNHTIVLDNLNLAEKFFKKHKQLLHWIQPNGGSTAFPQLMRPFDVTEMCEKAMNEKELLIIGERAFGLNTNNFRLGLGRRDFQEALDVFSEIIEEMEKSIS, encoded by the coding sequence ATGAAAATTAAAGAATTTAAACTGGAGAGACTTTTTGCCAGGTACTCTTCAAAAGCTAAATTCAGATTGAGCCAGTCAGCGTGCGAGTACTGCACGATGCAGGAAATACTTGACATGGCAGACGAAGAATGCAAAAAAATGTGGGATGATCTCGTTCTGGGTTATACGGAACAGAACGGTTTTGCACCTTTACGGGAGGCTGTAGCAAAAAGATTTACCACGATCCGTCCCTCTGATATTCTGGAACTTACACCTGAAGAGGGTATCTTCATATTTATGAATTCTCTTCTGGATCCCGGAGACGAGGTAATTGTAATGCAGCCCTGTCTCCCATCGCTTTATGAGATACCAAGGGCACTTGGATGCAAGATAATCAAGTGGCCGCTTCAGGAGACGACTTGGGGGTGGAATCTCGATTTCAATTTCCTTGCAGAAAATATTTCCCCCAATACAAAGCTTCTTGTCCTGAACATACCAAACAATCCCACCGGGTTTATACCTGTAAAGACTGAGATGGACAGGATCCTGAACATAGCTGACAGGATGGGGACCTGGGTATTCTGTGAAGAGACATATCGCGGGATGGAACATGACCCCGCAGCTGCGCTGCCCTCTCTTTCCGATATGTATCCCAGGGCAACGACGATCGGAGGACTTAATAAATTCGGGCTTCCGGGGACCAGGATCGGATGGCTGGTTACAAAGAACAAAAATATCCTTGAAAACTGCGCAGCATACAAGGACTATACAACTTTGTGCAATAACGCTCCGGGGGAGATCCTTGCCACTATAGCCATGCGCAACGCAACAGACCTGCTCCAGCGCAACCATACGATCGTACTGGACAATCTTAATCTCGCAGAGAAGTTCTTCAAAAAACATAAGCAGCTTCTGCACTGGATACAGCCAAACGGCGGGAGCACAGCTTTCCCGCAGTTGATGAGACCCTTCGATGTGACAGAGATGTGCGAAAAGGCAATGAATGAAAAGGAACTTCTGATCATTGGCGAACGCGCGTTTGGGCTCAACACGAATAATTTCCGCCTTGGTCTGGGACGCAGAGACTTCCAAGAGGCGCTTGATGTCTTTTCTGAAATTATTGAAGAGATGGAAAAGAGCATCTCATAA